The following proteins are encoded in a genomic region of Rhinolophus ferrumequinum isolate MPI-CBG mRhiFer1 chromosome 17, mRhiFer1_v1.p, whole genome shotgun sequence:
- the CRELD1 gene encoding protein disulfide isomerase CRELD1 isoform X1 — MLSIYRSPAWEKMAPRPPRGLVPALLWGLSLFFSLPGPVWLQPSPPPQSSPRTEPHPCHTCRGLVDSFNKGLERTIRDNFGGGNTAWEEEKLSKYKDSETRLVEVLESVCSKSDFECHRLLELSEELVESWWFHKQQEAPDLFQWLCSDSLKLCCPSGTFGPSCLPCPGGAEKPCGGYGQCEGEGTRGGSGYCDCRAGYGGEACGQCGLGYFEVERNASHLVCSACFGPCARCSGPEESNCLQCKKGWALHHLKCVDIDECGTERASCRADQFCVNTEGSYECRDCAKACLGCMGAGPGRCKKCSPGYQQVGSKCLDVDECETEVCPGENEQCENTEGSYRCVCAEGYKQIENICVKEQIPESAGFFSEMTEDELVVLQQMFFGVIICALATLAAKGDLVFTAIFIGAVAAMTGYWLSERSDRVLEGFIKGR, encoded by the exons ATGCTCTCTATCTACAGGTCCCCAGCCTGGGAAAAGATGGCCCCTCGACCCCCGAGGGGCctggtcccagctctgctctggggTCTGAGCCTCTTCTTCAGTCTCCCAGGCCCAGTTTGGCTCCagccctctccacctccccagTCTTCTCCCCGAACTGAGCCCCACCCGTGTCATACGTGCCGGGGATTGGTCGACAGCTTTAACAAG GGTCTGGAGAGAACCATTCGGGACAACTTTGGAGGTGGAAACACTGCCTGGGAGGAAGAGAAGTTGTCTAAATACAAAGACAG TGAGACCCGCCTGGTAGAGGTGCTTGAGAGCGTGTGCAGCAAGTCAGACTTTGAGTGCCACCGCCTGCTGGAGCTGAGTGAGGAGCTGGTGGAGAGCTGGTGGTTTCACAA GCAGCAGGAAGCCCCAGACCTCTTCCAATGGCTCTGCTCAGATTCCCTGAAGCTCTGCTGCCCCTCAGGCACCTTCGGGCCCTCCTGCCTTC CATGTCCTGGGGGTGCAGAGAAGCCCTGCGGTGGCTATGGGCAGTGTGAAGGGGAAGGGACTCGAGGGGGCAGCGGGTACTGCGACTGCCGAGCCGGCTATGGGGGTGAGGCCTGTGGCCAGTGCGGCCTCGGCTACTTTGAGGTGGAGCGCAACGCCAGCCATCTGGTATGTTCGG CTTGTTTTGGCCCCTGTGCCCGCTGCTCGGGACCTGAGGAATCAAATTGTTTACAGTGCAAGAAGGGTTGGGCCCTGCATCACCTCAAGTGTGTAG ATATCGATGAGTGTGGCACAGAGCGAGCCAGCTGTAGAGCTGACCAATTCTGCGTGAACACAGAGGGCTCCTATGAGTGCCGAG acTGTGCCAAGGCTTGTCTGGGCTGCATGGGGGCAGGGCCGGGCCGCTGTAAGAAGTGTAGCCCTGGCTACCAGCAGGTGGGCTCCAAGTGTCTCG ATGTGGACGAGTGTGAGACAGAGGTGTGTCCAGGAGAGAATGAGCAGTGCGAGAACACAGAGGGCAGTTACCGCTGCGTCTGTGCGGAGGGCTACAAACAGATTGAGAACATCTGTGTGAAGGAGCAGATCCCAG AGTCAGCAGGCTTCTTCTCGGAGATGACGGAGGACGAGCTGGTGGTGCTGCAGCAGATGTTCTTCGGTGTCATCATCTGTGCACTGGCCACGCTGGCTGCCAAAGGCGACTTGGTCTTCACCGCCATCTTCATTGGGGCTGTGGCAGCCATGACTGGCTACTGGTTGTCAGAGCGCAGTGACCGTGTGCTGGAAGGCTTCATCAAGGGCAGATAG
- the CRELD1 gene encoding protein disulfide isomerase CRELD1 isoform X2, whose amino-acid sequence MAPRPPRGLVPALLWGLSLFFSLPGPVWLQPSPPPQSSPRTEPHPCHTCRGLVDSFNKGLERTIRDNFGGGNTAWEEEKLSKYKDSETRLVEVLESVCSKSDFECHRLLELSEELVESWWFHKQQEAPDLFQWLCSDSLKLCCPSGTFGPSCLPCPGGAEKPCGGYGQCEGEGTRGGSGYCDCRAGYGGEACGQCGLGYFEVERNASHLVCSACFGPCARCSGPEESNCLQCKKGWALHHLKCVDIDECGTERASCRADQFCVNTEGSYECRDCAKACLGCMGAGPGRCKKCSPGYQQVGSKCLDVDECETEVCPGENEQCENTEGSYRCVCAEGYKQIENICVKEQIPESAGFFSEMTEDELVVLQQMFFGVIICALATLAAKGDLVFTAIFIGAVAAMTGYWLSERSDRVLEGFIKGR is encoded by the exons ATGGCCCCTCGACCCCCGAGGGGCctggtcccagctctgctctggggTCTGAGCCTCTTCTTCAGTCTCCCAGGCCCAGTTTGGCTCCagccctctccacctccccagTCTTCTCCCCGAACTGAGCCCCACCCGTGTCATACGTGCCGGGGATTGGTCGACAGCTTTAACAAG GGTCTGGAGAGAACCATTCGGGACAACTTTGGAGGTGGAAACACTGCCTGGGAGGAAGAGAAGTTGTCTAAATACAAAGACAG TGAGACCCGCCTGGTAGAGGTGCTTGAGAGCGTGTGCAGCAAGTCAGACTTTGAGTGCCACCGCCTGCTGGAGCTGAGTGAGGAGCTGGTGGAGAGCTGGTGGTTTCACAA GCAGCAGGAAGCCCCAGACCTCTTCCAATGGCTCTGCTCAGATTCCCTGAAGCTCTGCTGCCCCTCAGGCACCTTCGGGCCCTCCTGCCTTC CATGTCCTGGGGGTGCAGAGAAGCCCTGCGGTGGCTATGGGCAGTGTGAAGGGGAAGGGACTCGAGGGGGCAGCGGGTACTGCGACTGCCGAGCCGGCTATGGGGGTGAGGCCTGTGGCCAGTGCGGCCTCGGCTACTTTGAGGTGGAGCGCAACGCCAGCCATCTGGTATGTTCGG CTTGTTTTGGCCCCTGTGCCCGCTGCTCGGGACCTGAGGAATCAAATTGTTTACAGTGCAAGAAGGGTTGGGCCCTGCATCACCTCAAGTGTGTAG ATATCGATGAGTGTGGCACAGAGCGAGCCAGCTGTAGAGCTGACCAATTCTGCGTGAACACAGAGGGCTCCTATGAGTGCCGAG acTGTGCCAAGGCTTGTCTGGGCTGCATGGGGGCAGGGCCGGGCCGCTGTAAGAAGTGTAGCCCTGGCTACCAGCAGGTGGGCTCCAAGTGTCTCG ATGTGGACGAGTGTGAGACAGAGGTGTGTCCAGGAGAGAATGAGCAGTGCGAGAACACAGAGGGCAGTTACCGCTGCGTCTGTGCGGAGGGCTACAAACAGATTGAGAACATCTGTGTGAAGGAGCAGATCCCAG AGTCAGCAGGCTTCTTCTCGGAGATGACGGAGGACGAGCTGGTGGTGCTGCAGCAGATGTTCTTCGGTGTCATCATCTGTGCACTGGCCACGCTGGCTGCCAAAGGCGACTTGGTCTTCACCGCCATCTTCATTGGGGCTGTGGCAGCCATGACTGGCTACTGGTTGTCAGAGCGCAGTGACCGTGTGCTGGAAGGCTTCATCAAGGGCAGATAG